Below is a genomic region from Ostrea edulis chromosome 10, xbOstEdul1.1, whole genome shotgun sequence.
AAATATGCAAAAAAGCcaaattttcacaaatattcTTCTCTATTCCAACACATGTGGTAGAAAAACTAAGTGCTTGGTTTTGATGTCCATGAAACCCTCTACtgaaattgtgaaaatcatCGCCCTTGGTTGAGGGGTTCAGGCCCTTTGGCGGAGCCAATATGACCACATAGTGaacatgtattaaatcttagaaaatcttctcttctactcccatatatatttgagaaaaactaaatgcatgcttatgatgtccatgaagctctctaTCTAAAAAGTGAAACTCGTGGCTCCTGGGTCAGGATTCAAgccctagggtggggccaatgTGGTCataatagtgaaaatgtattagataatagaaaatcttcttccctACTGCCATatgtatatttgagaaaaactatatgcatgattatgatgatgTTTATGAATCTCTCTACTAAATTGTGAAAATCAAGGCTCCTGGATCTAGTTCAGGCTCTTGGGCAGTGCCAATATGGCCACAtaataatgtataaaattcattttttcctCTCTACTTTCACAGTCATGCGAgataaatgcatggttatgatgtccgtAATGTCGTCCATGGGTCgtcaaaatgatttatattattcaaacatttttccTTCTTCTCTAAATGAATAGGAATTGTGTGTATATTTCGAAATGTCATTAACCATGTACACAAAGGACTCCATATTGAGacttaaatgcaaatataagaCTCCCTGTATGGGCTCTGATACCCAGGTGACAGTtaaggcccatggacctcttgttggAAATCCCTGGTACATCACCATCACTAAATTGCGTCATATTTCACGAAAACTGACAACTGTATTATTGtctctgatgacatcacagaaaAGAGAAGTAACTCTGTCGATCCTCATTAATTTCGGCGATATATAGGCAAGAAAAACTCAAGTATTTAGAATTACACAAACATGATGCTTTTCCCTTTTAAACTAGTCGACATGTATGTACCATACATCATTTAGAAGTAAATCTATTTTCGAGTGTATTTGACCTTTAAACAGAAAATTTATATACGAAAACTCCTACGTTCTAAATCATAATAACATCTTTGTATAATACATGTGTACCCATTTTAGTCCGAATATGTTTCGGATCACCTATCCAATTGCTTCTTAATAAATTAGGTCAGTGGAGGAAATGCAGAAATCCATAACCACTCGAAAGATCAAGATTTCGTGTCACGTTACAGGCATCCGAGTCACTCCACATGCAATATACCGACTAtaattacttctttttttttcctgttgaagatttgttttcttttaaaacttcaaTTTCTCTCCTATCGCGTGGGAATCGCTTGTGATAAAGGTAACATGTATATAAAGGTCAGTCAGACGGTATATTTGATTAAGTATAGGGTGGTGAGATTGAGGCAAATATAAACGAAGTGTGTAACTGATTCCAGTTTTCTCCCCAGGGAATGCATGCACACAATTTGCACTAATATTGGCTGGATCAGGAAACGAAACGCAAATATTTTTCTACTTTATTGCAggtgttgaaaatgaaaagaatcCCGGGGCTACGAGTATAGCAGTAATGTGTTCCGTGTTCCTGTTCACTGCGTTTCTTGTAGTTATGTTTATGTACTTCCGGAAACGGAAAGGTTAAATACATAGGAAAGCAAAAAGTTAAAAAGTGATCCATTGATTGCTGACATTCCGGAAATTCCTAGGATATTGATTGTCAATAAAGTTGGTGttgttttgtgttaatttgAGCCTTTATGAACTTTGGTATAGAAGTACACAATTGTTATTGGAGTATGTTACTTACAGTTGGGTTTAACAATGTTCACAACAGCATATCAAAGTCGctatatctaaatatcattcTTATCTTTATCGTataaattctgaattattattgaAAATTCTAACATCATTTGTATAATGATACCAacattgaataaatatatattgtttatactagatagatagatagatagatagatagatagatagatagatagatagatagatagatagataaatagatagatagatcaTTCAATTGAATACAACACCTCGGTGTCGGTGGATTCTCAATGTATGGAAGTTGTGAACGAATCCCACGACTAGACATCGTTCTGCTCACTGTTCCAATGTGGCCAGGGTAGTCTTTGTATTCCACTGTTATACACCTTCTCATCGATGTACCAGTGGACCTACTCCAGTGACCAGACCTATTATCTCAAAATTTCAGTAAAAATCTGGAATCCCTAGATCTTGTAGCATGGACACTGTCAACTTGTAGTCGAAATGATTTTTAGAAGAAATTGCAGAATTATGGCAAATGTCAGAAAGCCTTCAAACtgtttatgatgcaaaattCGGAATATATATCAGCTGACATGAAGAACAGGGGGTCAATCCCCCCCGCTTCATCCATTTCTGAAATAGCAGAATTTTTAATGGgttcaggtgccaaggaggagtaaacatctcccctgtcgaccggtcacaccatcgcaagccctatatcctgattaggtaaacggagcaaatgtgccaagaatggcctaacaactCATATGAAACAAGGCAGACGGCATTtgacgaccatggaatttgtgaaatgctgctGTGAGAAGTGTAAACCACAAGCTGGATATAGTCAGTCACAGGCTATAGCTGGATATAGTCAGTCACAGGCTATAGCTGCACATAGCCAGACACAGGCTATATCTGGATATAGTCAGTCACAGGCTATAACTGGATATAGTCAGTCACAGGCTATAGCTGCACATAGCCAGACACAGGCTATAGCTGGATATAGTCAGTCACAGGCTATAGCTGGATATAGTCAGTCACAGGCTATAGCTGGATATAGTCAGTCACAGGCTATAGCTGGATATAGTCAGTCACAGGCTATAACTGGATATAGTCAGTCACAGGATATAACTGGATATAGTCAGTCACAGGCTATAGCTGCACATAGCCAGACACAGGCTATAGCTGGATATAGTCAGTCACAGGCTATAGCTGCACATAGCCAGACACAGGCTATAGCTGGATATAGTCAGTCACAGGCTATAACTGGATATAGTCAGTCACAGGCTATAACTGGATATAGTCAGTCACAGGCTATAGCTGGATATAGTCAGTCACAGGCTATAGCTGCACATAGCCAGACACAGGCTATATCTGGATATAGTCAGTCACAGGCTATAACTGGATATAGTCAGTCACAGGCTATAGCTGGATATAGTCAGTCACAGGCTATAGCTGCACATAGCCAGACACAGGCTATAGCTGGATATAGTCAGTCACAGGCTATAGCTGGATATAGTCAGTCACGGGCTATAACTGGATATAGTCAGTCACAGGCAATAACTGGATATAGTCAGTCACAGGCTATAGCTGGATATAGTCAGTCACAGGCTATAACTGGATATAGTCAGTCACAGGCTATAGCTGGATATAGTCAGTCACAGGCTATAACTGGATATAGTCAGACACAGGCTATAGCTGGATATAGTCAGTCACAGGCTATAGGTGGATATATTCAGTCGCAGGCAATAACTGGATATAGTCAGTCACAGGCTATAGCTGGATATAGTCAGTCACAGGCTATAGCTGGATATAGTCAGTCACAGGCTATAGCTGGATATAGTCAGTCACAGGCTATAGCTGGATATATTCAGTCGCAGGCAATAACTGGATATATTCAGTCGCAGGCTATAGGTGGATATAGTCAGTCACAGGCTATAGCTGGATATAGTCAGTCACAGGCTATAACTGGATATAGTCAGTCACAGGCAATAACTGGATATAGTCAGACACAGTAGTTCACCAGAATGAAAACTTCGGAACTTTCATCGTTGCTGAAAAGATTATATTCAATGAATATCCTTCCTTGCATCAATTAAAACCAAATTGAAATTTACCTCTGgctttatcaaaaatgacaaaagGACCATTTGAGCCATTTGATAAAAACGATTTAAATTTTGTGACTGATGGCAACTGTTTCAGAAATTCATAATCTATATTTGGGCTAAGGTCTTTTTAGGAAAATGGAATCAAGATGCTACCAAATATGGAATTTCTAACAAAAACACAAACATTAAAAAAGTCCTTAAGAAGAGCCTTCATTTTATTCCTGCATTTGATTTGTAACTACGGATTCAGAGGATTTTAAACCTTGTCCTTATCAGACCTTGAAGATGTAcattaaaagatgaaaaaaattatattggaaAGTCTAACAACCTGTTTGTAACACATGAACAATATAATCGCAAAGAAGCATCAAAAGATACTATTGTCAGATGGATCGTTAATGATGCAGAACCAGAAACCTTGTTTGTTATTGCTGATGATATTAGACGGTTATCAACTTCCGGTGCCTTATTTTGTGACGTGTCAGCAGCACACTGGACGCCAGAACAAACGGTTACATCATCGTGCCGGGTATTCGGATACTAAGAACCGGGTCAGACACCAAGAAACGGGACGTTGATTTAAAATATCGGTTTGAGATAAATACCTGATATTGCACTCTCTGCGATGTTCACAACAGAAATAAATTGAACAGTCATCTCAGAACTATAATCATGTTTTAGTTTTAACCAAATTTTTAGTGTTGTAAGTGGATATTAAATATACACGACCGTTTCATTATCAGAAGTTATCTAGGAATCTACACTAGTCTTTaaatttaaccccccccccccccccccccatctacTGATGAAGAACGAGAtccgattttatttttctttatatatctccacgaatttataatatataatgtattttaaGGGGCATAAGCACCATTTGAGCTGAAactgttcaaattttatttttacatttgtattgtttacagtgcttaACTAAAGTAGTTCTAATGgtcaatcaaaatttgaatatcagttgttgagttgtAAGTGAGTTACAGAACTCACAATGCTTAGTtatgatcactgatcgttatcttcacctttcataatctcgtgttgaaaaaaaacaacaacttaaGTTTGCAGCATGGTTTAatgaaaaaatgcagtttggttCATGTTATGCTTGTATACTTGAGATAGaacatatttgattttataaacCGGATTCTATAGATGGAACATATGTGCATCAGTTCGgctagaaaataaaacaatgtaaTATATGCAGGCATTATGGCGAGCCGTTTTACTATTTATgttaaaaagagatatctctttaactttgagaGTTGCCATACATGCATCGCCAACATATCGTAATTAAATGTAATCAAACTCCCAAGCATATTACAGAATTTCCTAATTATAACTGCactgtacaatgtatttataatcGTTCATCTCTGTTCACATGCACTTAGTGATCTCGCCGGACCAATCCAGCGATGGACTGATAGAATCTGTTAATGCAGCGAAAGGGCCACGTCACCACTGACCGCAAAGCTGTAAGACGACCTGGCGGCGCATCTCCTGTTTCCGGAATATCTTCACTTTCACTATTCCCTTTCTTCTTTACTGCCAATTTTCTGACTGAAATAGAGTTCATTATTTTAGGAACGACAAAAACTACTGAAAACctagaaataaacaaaacaaacacttCATTACAGTTTCTGTCTCTAATAGCCCAGTTCTGCACTTAAAGAATATAACTGGGAATACCACAACAGGATATAATGGTGTAGAGATGTGTTCTAGATACCTTGGCAGTTATACATAAGTTTGCACTCCGCTTCATGGTTCCAGGGGGCGTGGCAGGTCCATATTTTATCCTGGAGTTGTGTCCACCTGTTCTGTCGTTCCTCCCATCGTACGATGGTGAGAGTTTTGCGGCAAATGACCACCCATTTCCACTCAAATTGGGTGTTGCTTTTCAGTTGCATGCGGAGGACCCATTCTCCAGGTTTGTGAGGAGTTTCACctgtaaaattgaaataaataaccGAGATATTGTCGGACATCAATTATGATATGTCGGTTTCACAATATTGAGCGAGATAAATTTTTGCATTTGATTTAACTGATTCACTACACAGAATGATGAGATTAAAACTCACAAAACGTTAATGGTATAAGTGAAGGTATAAGTGAAGGCGTTGCACTATACAATGTGAACTCATTTAGGTTTCTGTTTATAAGTGATCTGGATGTCAAACTAGTTTTGAATATAATCCACTCCttcgtttttatttttcttaaaaactTATTTGAATAACCAATATCACATATGAAATGGGTAATATTAAGGATACCACTAACTGGtcaattttatattcatattgaaGTGGTGATATTTTATGCTCGTAACGTGATTTCCCCAAACAGTAAAAACAACCAAATCACTTTAGGTACTCCTGGTAGGAATCATATATAATAAATCACTGATCCAACAATaaacttacaatatacacaataatattTCAAAGAGTCCGGTCCGTGTCGACCCACCCCAGTTCGACTTCGTGTCCTCAGGTAAGGTGTACCATCGCTGGTACTAGCCTTTTTTCCCGGTTTTTTCAGAGGCTTTGGGGGCGTTGTTCGGCAACCGATTCTGAGTTTCCCCACTTACAGATTTCTTGTACTCATGAGCCTTATAGTCTCGAATCCATTTTGGGATCTGCCGCGAGTTGCACGACTTGAGCTTATCGTGGTGCATAATATTTTTGCGACGTGTACGGATTAAATAAATTGTGTCAGACTTTACATCAGCCACTATGCCATGGCCCAACTATACAGACTCGACCTTCTTACCGACATTCCGCCGTCAATACACCAAATCCCCGACCTTGAACTTCCTTTCACGAAGATGGAGGTCATAATCTCTTTTCATCAACTTCTGATCAGCACATAATTTTTCCCATGCTACTTCATGGGACAACCTGAGTGATCCCTCAAGTCCCGAAACGTATTTGTCAACAATTCCCTCCCCCTTAGCAAGGATTCCCCTGGGGGAGGCCTAAACACAAGGGTGGCAGGGATGTTCACTTCTCGCCCTAACATGAGACGATTGGGGGTATACCCCGTATGACGGTTGACTGCGGAGTGCAGTGTCCCAGCCAACAAACCCAAGTGACTGTCCCAAGCCTTAACGTGGTTGTCCATATAGCATCTGACCGCGTCCATAAGAGTGCGGTTATAACGCTCCACCTCATGACCTGCCCATTGCCCGAGGATCTGTATGGCGTAGTCCGCGACTTGTGCATGACATGGAGGTCACAGACTTTTCGGAACAACTCGCTCTCGAAGTTTCGGCGGGATACTCAAACGGCacaaaaaatacatttattgctGCTCGCGCTGTTACCTCAGCGGTCTGGGAGGGCAACGGCACACACTCGACACACTTGGTGAAACTATCCACCATCATGAGTATATACTCATTACCTGATTCGGTGCGAGGGAGCGGTCCCAGAAAGTCCAAATGAACCTTTTCCATTGGGCTTCCCGCTTGATAACTTTTGAGCACAGATTGCGAGGGCACGTTTGTTCCGACAGCATATGTCACACGTAAGCAAATAATAGGTTTTGATATCAGTGCCCATTCTCCACCAATAGAAGTTCTCCCGAGCCCTGGCCTTTGTGCGTTGCACCCCTTGGTGCCTCGAGCTCGGGATATCTTGCACTAAAGACAAAACCTCATTACGTAAACTCCTCGGGACCAGGAGTCGATCTGGGTCAGGGGCATTTACTCTCCATATTATGCCTTTATTGTCTAACTTGAATTGATCCCTTTCTAGGCAATTGCATTTTTCCTCAGGTCCTGACAAGACTAGTTCACCTTCCCTCGTTGTTAACCCCGGTTTTAGAAACTCCATGAGGAAAAGAAAAGCTGGATCAGCATGCTGCTTTCCTGCAAGTTCTTCCGGGTCGTATGAAGCTAATGAAATACCCTTGAAATCCGACCCATTCCCTGTGGAAACCGCACTGTCCCTCGACAGCTGTAGCACAGCAAGATTTTCATCCTGCCTACTGACTCCAGTCCAGCTGCTGGACTTCTGAAAGTGACTACAGGCACATACCCACTAGTGAGCTGACCCCTATATCCCTGCCCCAGGGCAGAACATGGGTGGCTCTGGGCCCTGAGGGATTCCGTACTTGTGTGCACATATGCTCCTGGGTGCATAGGGTGGCCCAACATATCAGGGGTTGATACACTCACATTACTGTAGAGGGGTTCCCCCCCCCCAGGGCACAACCCCCTACTGTCTCGCCactgtgcccccccccccccccccccacttagACTAACATTTTGACTGGGAGATATTACACTCGGGTTACTGCTAAACCCACTAGAAACAAGAACTCTGGGTGGGTCTTGTGTATTTCCTTGTCTTGACCCAAATTGAACCCCCTGTGGAAAAAAAAGTATTGCTCTGGGTGGGGACAACCTGGGTGTTGCTCGGGATACTGGTCGCATAAATTGGAGCATCCGACCAAAGATTCCCTGTAATACTACTCGAGCTAGTCGTATTTGGGCTGCTCACAGTATTACTACTAGTACCGATATCCTCCCTGGAACTGGGTTCCTGGGAGCGGTTACCCCCTGAAAGACCCGACAAGCCCGCAAGTATATGGGTCATTTGAGCTAAATGGGACGCCATCATGGTCTATAACGCCCCCAACCTGATCATTTCCTTGTGCAGCTCCCAACCCCTGGCTTCCCATAGCAGGGATCGCCATTTAGTGTGATCGAATTCGGTACAGGACCCACATCACCCCCCTGGGTGATGGACTGTCCGACATATCTACTTCCCCAACCACAGTACTGTCCTCACCCCTCGAACGCCTGGGGTGCTAAACACTGGTGGTCTAAATGGAGTTAGAAATCCAAAGAGCTGGTCCACCCTGTCAGgctgagccccccccccccccccccccccccccgtaagcATCCTGTCCCTGGGCACCTGCCAAACCACCCGGTCTAGCCACATTGCCCCCAGGACACCCATGCCGCTCATGAGCCTGGGACTACCCTTACCCCGACCAGATGACCATTGTTTTTTACTCATACTGATATTATTCCTACCCGACAACTTTGAACAAATGCaaataaatattgttgtactatgGGCCTAGGACAAGATCAGATCAACAGGAAAATAAATAAGTGAAATTACATAAATTTACTCATATTAAATTCACAACGACTCATTTAATGCTTAcaaaatcaattaaatcaaaattgaaTACATGTGTCCAAACCGCGCAGTGTCCCCTGGCCCTAGGCACCGATTTGGTCTCAAAAGACCGCCAGATATCCTACCGGCGACGCCAATTAAGTGATTTCCCCAAACAGTAAACACAACCAAATCACTTTAGGTAAGAATCATATATAATAAATCACTGATCCAACAATAAACTTACAATACACACAATAATACTGCT
It encodes:
- the LOC125665353 gene encoding RNA-binding protein FUS-like yields the protein MEFVKCCCEKCKPQAGYSQSQAIAGYSQSQAIAAHSQTQAISGYSQSQAITGYSQSQAIAAHSQTQAIAGYSQSQAIAGYSQSQAIAGYSQSQAIAGYSQSQAITGYSQSQDITGYSQSQAIAAHSQTQAIAGYSQSQAIAAHSQTQAIAGYSQSQAITGYSQSQAITGYSQSQAIAGYSQSQAIAAHSQTQAISGYSQSQAITGYSQSQAIAGYSQSQAIAAHSQTQAIAGYSQSQAIAGYSQSRAITGYSQSQAITGYSQSQAIAGYSQSQAITGYSQSQAIAGYSQSQAITGYSQTQAIAGYSQSQAIGGYIQSQAITGYSQSQAIAGYSQSQAIAGYSQSQAIAGYSQSQAIAGYIQSQAITGYIQSQAIGGYSQSQAIAGYSQSQAITGYSQSQAITGYSQTQ